One genomic region from Salinicola endophyticus encodes:
- a CDS encoding STAS domain-containing protein produces MIEGRIKAAFDSGVFVLKLCGDVRLTLCATLDAEAQRLADLPGLRAVMVDLREATNVDSTALGFLAKVALAVRGRLEQPPTIVAEHPDVRRMLDVMGFARYFTLVEAPLTEPAELAELPHVEADEKAIQQRILEAHRILMHMSEHNRHEFQPLIELLESQHAKVSPH; encoded by the coding sequence ATGATTGAAGGGCGAATCAAGGCGGCCTTCGACTCGGGCGTATTCGTGCTCAAGCTCTGCGGCGATGTCCGCCTGACGCTGTGCGCGACGCTCGATGCCGAGGCGCAGCGGCTGGCGGATCTGCCGGGCCTGCGTGCGGTCATGGTCGATCTGCGCGAGGCGACCAACGTCGACTCCACGGCGCTGGGCTTTTTGGCCAAGGTGGCGCTGGCGGTACGTGGGCGGCTGGAGCAGCCGCCGACGATCGTGGCCGAGCATCCCGACGTGCGGCGCATGCTGGACGTGATGGGGTTCGCGCGCTACTTCACCCTGGTGGAGGCGCCACTCACCGAGCCAGCCGAGCTCGCTGAGCTGCCCCACGTCGAGGCCGACGAGAAAGCGATTCAGCAGCGCATCCTCGAGGCTCATCGTATTCTCATGCATATGAGCGAGCACAACCGGCACGAGTTCCAGCCGCTGATCGAGCTGCTCGAGTCCCAGCACGCCAAGGTGTCCCCGCACTGA
- a CDS encoding VacJ family lipoprotein — MKSIHWLSGAAVALALGGCASSGENSNPQDPWEGFNRGVYQFNDTLDRYALKPVAQGYKAVTPEPVRDSVGNFFSNLGEIRTAFNSVLQWEWGNAGTASGRFVINTILGVGGLLDPATRMGLDENEEDFGQTLAVWGVDSGPYLVLPVLGPSTVRDTSGLPLDIYTYPVTYVEDDKTRYGLTFLRYVDLRASLLDQESLIQGDRYSFIRDAYLQRRQFLISNGKAGKDPFASGDFGNDFHYSEDDFAE; from the coding sequence ATGAAATCGATTCATTGGCTGAGCGGCGCCGCCGTCGCTTTGGCGCTGGGGGGCTGTGCCTCCAGCGGTGAGAACAGCAACCCACAGGATCCGTGGGAAGGGTTCAACCGTGGCGTCTATCAGTTCAACGACACGCTCGATCGCTATGCGCTCAAGCCGGTCGCCCAGGGTTACAAGGCGGTCACCCCCGAACCCGTGCGTGACAGTGTCGGCAACTTCTTCTCCAACCTCGGCGAGATCCGCACCGCTTTCAACAGCGTGCTGCAGTGGGAGTGGGGCAATGCCGGGACGGCCTCCGGCCGCTTCGTCATCAACACCATCCTGGGGGTCGGTGGCCTGCTCGACCCGGCCACGCGCATGGGGCTCGACGAGAACGAGGAGGACTTCGGTCAGACGCTGGCGGTGTGGGGTGTCGATTCCGGCCCCTACCTGGTGCTGCCCGTACTCGGCCCGAGCACGGTGCGTGATACCAGCGGTCTGCCGCTCGATATCTACACCTATCCGGTGACCTATGTCGAAGATGACAAGACACGCTACGGTCTGACCTTCCTGCGCTACGTCGATCTGCGCGCGAGTCTGCTCGATCAGGAGTCGCTGATCCAGGGTGATCGCTACAGCTTCATCCGCGATGCCTATCTGCAGCGTCGTCAATTCCTGATCAGTAACGGCAAGGCGGGCAAGGACCCCTTCGCCAGCGGCGACTTCGGCAACGATTTCCACTACAGCGAAGACGACTTCGCCGAGTGA
- the hrpA gene encoding ATP-dependent RNA helicase HrpA, whose protein sequence is MVGSPWSLGELHRTVDVEDLLSATAANASQALTQLQARLDACLLRDAHALRGRLARLERRAREGKPIDRSLGEIEARIDASQAQAERRRRERVTLDYPESLPVAARRETILEALREHQVVVVAGETGSGKTTQLPKLCLELGLGRRGMIGHTQPRRLAARSVATRLAEELEVPLGEQVGYQVRFTDQSGDATLVKLMTDGILLAETQHDPDLLRYDAIIIDEAHERSLNIDFLLGYLKRLSARRPDLKIIITSATIDVDRLSRHFAREIDGETRPAPVVEVSGRAYPVEVHYRPLVREARDEEDLTLQEGIVAAVEEIEQIERDKRWYSGPRDILIFLPGEREIRETADLLRRLELKSTEILPLYARLSNAEQNRVFQSHAGRRIVLSTNVAETSLTVPGIRYVIDPGLVRMSRYSFRAKVQRLPIEPVSQASANQRKGRCGRVAEGVCIRLYSEEDFLSRPEFTEPEIQRTNLAAVILSMLSLKLGEVLDFPFVDAPDPRVVKDGYRLLFELGAVDAGERLSDIGRRLSRLPIDPRLGRMVLAGEQFGCLREALIVVSALATQDPRERPAEKRQAADQKHRQWDDPDSDFVAWLNLWQGFEAARDELSGSQLRRWCRDQYLSYLRLREWHDTYRQLRQLVREMKLEPSSAMQPGEGEEAAPRVDATRLHQALLAGLLSHLGQLQPESREFLGARNRKFMLHPASGLAKKPPKWVMAGELVETSRLFARDCARIKPEWIEPQAGHLVKRAYSDPHWERKRAQVVALEQVTLFGLPIVSGRRVDYAKVAPAEARELFIRRALVEGDYETRAAFFAHNRAMVAEVEELEDRARKRDILVDEETLFAFYDERIPAEVASGRDFEAWRKRAERETPELLKLDKAALMAREADDVSVEQYPDELVFNGVRYPLSYHFAPGASDDGVTLTVPAVMLAQLPEGRLSWLVPGLLRDKCIALLKALPKTLRRQVVPIPDWVDAALQTLTPDARPVEAALGEFLRVKTGVRLEPSAWRLDQLEPHLVMNLRVVDHEGQVLGEGRDLAALRERFGDAAAAGARAMAQQQAAPSETLEALPQTPLPDSSTSRQAGIQVEVYPALVPVGDALQIAWFDHAERAAVAHRDGVVALARRRLPELLRYLQRELPQLKACALLFTKVGTREQLTQDVIDAVLAQTVAADPLPRSSEAFDARIEQWRGDLVGYAERLLDDLHKALEGHLAVTKQLKGNVSFALALSYSDLKAQMQRLVYPGFVRDAGPWLEHYPRYMQAAEIRLEKAPRDRRRDQLAMQQVQEWESRLDARRQAAEREGVVPAELIEFGWWLQEFRVSLFAQQLGTLESVSEKRLARRWREITGQAP, encoded by the coding sequence ATGGTGGGTTCGCCGTGGTCTCTCGGCGAACTCCACCGGACTGTCGATGTCGAGGATCTCTTGAGCGCCACCGCTGCCAACGCTTCCCAAGCTCTCACCCAACTGCAGGCGCGGCTAGACGCCTGCTTGCTGCGCGATGCCCACGCCCTGCGCGGGCGCCTGGCGCGGCTCGAGCGGCGCGCCCGCGAAGGCAAGCCGATCGACCGCTCGCTGGGCGAGATCGAGGCCCGCATCGACGCCTCCCAGGCGCAGGCCGAGCGCCGCCGTCGAGAGCGCGTCACCCTTGATTATCCCGAGTCGCTGCCGGTGGCGGCGCGGCGCGAGACGATCCTCGAGGCGCTGCGTGAGCATCAGGTAGTGGTGGTGGCCGGCGAGACCGGTTCGGGCAAGACCACCCAGTTACCCAAGCTGTGTCTCGAGCTGGGCCTGGGTCGGCGCGGCATGATCGGGCATACCCAGCCGCGACGTCTGGCGGCGCGCTCGGTGGCGACCCGGCTGGCGGAGGAGCTCGAGGTACCGTTGGGGGAGCAGGTCGGCTATCAGGTGCGCTTCACCGACCAGAGCGGTGACGCCACCCTGGTCAAGCTGATGACCGACGGCATTCTGCTGGCCGAGACCCAGCACGACCCGGACCTGCTGCGCTACGACGCGATCATCATCGACGAGGCCCACGAGCGCAGCCTCAACATCGACTTCCTGCTCGGCTATCTCAAGCGGCTCAGTGCGCGCCGGCCCGATCTCAAGATCATCATTACTTCCGCCACTATCGACGTCGACCGACTGTCGCGCCACTTCGCCCGCGAGATCGATGGCGAGACGCGCCCGGCGCCGGTGGTCGAGGTCTCCGGGCGTGCCTACCCGGTCGAGGTGCACTACCGTCCGCTGGTGCGCGAGGCCCGCGACGAGGAGGATCTGACGCTGCAGGAGGGGATCGTGGCGGCGGTCGAGGAGATCGAGCAGATCGAGCGCGACAAGCGCTGGTACTCGGGGCCACGCGATATCCTGATCTTTCTGCCCGGGGAGCGCGAGATTCGCGAGACCGCCGACCTGCTGCGCCGGCTCGAACTCAAGAGCACCGAGATCCTGCCGCTCTACGCGCGGCTCTCCAACGCCGAGCAGAACCGCGTGTTCCAGAGCCACGCCGGGCGTCGCATCGTGCTCTCCACCAACGTTGCCGAGACCTCGTTGACGGTGCCGGGCATCCGCTATGTGATCGATCCGGGGCTGGTGCGCATGAGCCGTTACAGTTTCCGGGCCAAGGTGCAGCGGCTGCCGATCGAGCCGGTGAGCCAGGCCAGCGCCAATCAGCGCAAGGGACGCTGCGGGCGCGTCGCCGAGGGCGTATGCATCCGTCTCTACAGCGAGGAGGATTTTCTCTCCCGGCCCGAGTTCACCGAGCCCGAGATCCAGCGCACCAATCTGGCGGCGGTGATCCTGTCGATGCTCTCGCTCAAGCTCGGCGAGGTGCTCGATTTCCCCTTCGTCGACGCCCCCGATCCGCGGGTGGTCAAGGATGGCTACCGCCTGCTGTTCGAACTCGGCGCGGTGGACGCGGGCGAGCGCCTGAGCGACATCGGGCGACGCCTGTCGCGGCTGCCGATCGACCCGCGGCTGGGGCGTATGGTGCTGGCCGGCGAGCAGTTCGGCTGTCTGCGCGAGGCGCTGATCGTGGTCAGCGCGCTGGCCACCCAGGACCCGCGCGAGCGCCCGGCCGAGAAGCGCCAGGCCGCCGACCAGAAGCATCGTCAGTGGGATGATCCCGATTCCGATTTCGTGGCCTGGCTCAATCTGTGGCAGGGCTTCGAGGCGGCCCGCGACGAGCTTTCCGGCAGCCAGCTGCGACGCTGGTGCCGGGACCAGTACCTGAGCTATCTGCGCCTGCGCGAGTGGCACGATACCTACCGCCAGCTGCGCCAGCTGGTGCGCGAGATGAAGCTCGAACCGAGCAGTGCCATGCAGCCGGGTGAGGGCGAGGAGGCCGCACCTAGGGTGGATGCAACGCGCCTGCATCAGGCGCTGCTCGCCGGGCTGCTGTCGCATCTCGGCCAGCTGCAGCCGGAGAGCCGTGAATTCCTCGGCGCGCGCAATCGCAAGTTCATGCTCCATCCCGCCTCGGGGTTGGCCAAGAAGCCGCCCAAGTGGGTGATGGCCGGCGAGCTGGTCGAGACCAGTCGGCTGTTCGCCCGTGACTGCGCGCGCATCAAGCCGGAGTGGATCGAGCCCCAGGCGGGGCATCTGGTCAAGCGCGCCTACAGTGACCCGCACTGGGAGCGCAAGCGCGCCCAGGTGGTGGCGCTGGAGCAGGTCACCCTGTTCGGGCTGCCGATCGTCAGCGGCCGGCGCGTCGACTATGCCAAGGTGGCGCCGGCGGAGGCGCGCGAGCTGTTCATCCGGCGCGCGCTGGTCGAGGGCGACTACGAAACCCGCGCGGCATTCTTTGCCCACAACCGCGCGATGGTGGCGGAGGTCGAGGAGCTGGAGGATCGCGCGCGCAAGCGTGACATTCTGGTCGACGAGGAGACGCTGTTCGCATTCTACGACGAGCGGATCCCCGCCGAAGTCGCCAGCGGGCGCGACTTCGAAGCCTGGCGCAAGCGCGCCGAGCGCGAGACACCCGAGCTGCTGAAGCTCGACAAGGCCGCGCTGATGGCGCGCGAGGCCGACGATGTCAGCGTCGAGCAGTACCCCGACGAGCTGGTCTTCAACGGCGTACGCTATCCGCTCAGCTATCACTTTGCGCCGGGGGCGAGCGACGACGGTGTGACCCTTACCGTGCCGGCGGTCATGCTGGCCCAGCTGCCGGAGGGGCGGCTGTCGTGGCTGGTGCCGGGGCTCTTGCGCGACAAGTGCATCGCGCTGCTCAAGGCGCTGCCCAAGACGCTGCGGCGTCAGGTGGTGCCGATCCCCGACTGGGTCGATGCGGCGCTGCAGACGCTGACGCCCGATGCGCGTCCGGTGGAGGCCGCCCTGGGCGAGTTCCTGCGGGTCAAGACCGGGGTCCGTCTGGAGCCCTCGGCGTGGCGGCTCGATCAGCTCGAACCGCATCTGGTGATGAATCTGCGGGTGGTCGATCACGAGGGCCAGGTGCTGGGCGAGGGGCGCGACCTGGCCGCTCTGCGCGAGCGCTTCGGCGACGCCGCGGCAGCCGGTGCCCGTGCCATGGCGCAGCAGCAGGCGGCCCCCAGCGAGACCCTGGAGGCGCTGCCGCAGACCCCGCTGCCCGACTCCAGCACCAGCCGCCAGGCGGGTATCCAGGTCGAGGTCTACCCGGCCCTGGTGCCGGTCGGCGATGCGCTCCAGATCGCCTGGTTCGACCACGCCGAGCGCGCTGCCGTAGCGCACCGGGATGGCGTGGTGGCGCTGGCGCGCCGCCGCCTGCCGGAGCTTTTGCGCTACCTGCAGCGGGAACTGCCGCAGCTCAAGGCGTGCGCGCTGCTGTTCACCAAGGTGGGAACCCGTGAGCAGCTGACCCAGGACGTGATCGATGCGGTGCTGGCGCAAACCGTCGCTGCCGACCCGCTGCCGCGCTCGAGTGAGGCTTTCGATGCGCGTATCGAGCAGTGGCGGGGCGACCTGGTGGGTTACGCCGAGCGGCTGCTCGACGACCTGCACAAGGCGCTGGAGGGGCATCTGGCAGTGACCAAGCAGCTCAAGGGTAACGTCAGTTTTGCCCTGGCCCTGAGCTACAGTGACCTCAAGGCGCAGATGCAGCGCCTGGTTTATCCGGGCTTCGTGCGCGATGCCGGTCCCTGGCTCGAACACTATCCGCGCTACATGCAGGCCGCCGAGATTCGGCTCGAGAAGGCGCCACGCGATCGCCGTCGTGATCAGCTCGCGATGCAGCAGGTGCAGGAGTGGGAGAGCCGACTCGATGCCCGCCGTCAGGCCGCCGAGCGCGAGGGCGTCGTACCCGCCGAGCTGATCGAGTTCGGCTGGTGGCTGCAGGAGTTTCGGGTGTCGCTGTTCGCCCAGCAGCTGGGGACACTCGAGAGTGTCTCGGAGAAGCGCCTGGCGCGGCGCTGGCGCGAGATCACCGGGCAGGCGCCATGA
- a CDS encoding SpoIIE family protein phosphatase has translation MLVGEIARLDARVVAAHSLAALPVACDLIVAHVRAVSHDGWQTLSRGQPTIVVSESRRDGDLHKAMDAGLIDYLVEPLAHADILRRLVCRALDLDRLARAHDESRAELQSLNDRLERHLEILREDQRAGGHVQRKLLPPPGMTHRGVRCDYWFAPSLYLSGDFLDFQRCDERYSFFYFADVAGHGASSAFVTVLLKYLCNRWLSQWRTLLPEAFPSRWLGELNRELLETGIGKHATIFAGVLDHERHFLHYALGAQLPMPILASEEGASYLGGEGPPVGLFPDVEYPIYGCPLPERFQLWFCSDGVLECLPAASLDARLKELERRVTRCTRVDDLKDGLALGDQLPDDLSMMTLSGFEHD, from the coding sequence ATGCTGGTGGGCGAGATCGCCCGCCTGGATGCGCGCGTGGTGGCGGCGCACTCCCTGGCGGCGCTGCCGGTTGCCTGCGATCTGATCGTGGCGCACGTGCGCGCGGTCTCGCACGACGGCTGGCAGACCCTGAGCCGGGGGCAGCCGACCATCGTGGTCAGCGAAAGCCGCCGCGACGGCGATCTGCACAAGGCGATGGATGCCGGGTTGATCGACTATCTGGTCGAGCCGCTGGCGCATGCCGACATCCTGCGTCGGCTGGTGTGTCGCGCGCTCGATCTCGACCGCCTGGCCCGCGCCCACGACGAGAGCCGCGCGGAGCTTCAGTCGCTCAACGACCGTCTCGAGCGACACCTGGAGATCCTGCGCGAGGATCAGCGCGCCGGCGGGCACGTGCAGCGCAAGCTGCTGCCGCCGCCGGGGATGACCCATCGCGGCGTGCGCTGTGATTACTGGTTTGCGCCCTCGCTCTATCTCTCCGGAGATTTTCTCGATTTCCAGCGCTGCGACGAGCGCTACAGCTTCTTCTACTTCGCCGACGTCGCCGGCCACGGTGCCTCCTCGGCGTTCGTCACCGTACTGCTGAAGTATCTCTGCAACCGCTGGCTGTCGCAGTGGCGCACGCTGCTGCCGGAAGCGTTTCCCTCGCGCTGGCTGGGCGAGCTCAATCGCGAGCTGCTGGAGACCGGTATCGGCAAGCACGCTACGATCTTTGCCGGGGTACTGGACCATGAGCGCCATTTTCTGCACTATGCGCTCGGCGCTCAGCTGCCCATGCCGATCCTCGCCAGCGAGGAGGGGGCGAGCTACCTGGGCGGAGAAGGGCCACCGGTGGGGTTGTTTCCGGATGTCGAGTACCCCATCTATGGCTGTCCATTACCCGAGCGATTCCAGCTCTGGTTCTGTTCCGACGGCGTGCTCGAATGCCTGCCGGCGGCTTCACTGGATGCGCGGCTCAAGGAACTCGAGCGTCGCGTGACACGTTGTACCCGCGTCGACGATCTGAAGGATGGATTGGCGCTGGGAGATCAACTGCCGGATGATCTCAGCATGATGACACTGAGTGGTTTCGAGCATGATTGA
- a CDS encoding beta-ketoacyl-ACP synthase III: protein MTQAVITATGLFTPPEAIDNAALVASFNTWVDTENARHAEAIARGERDPLAHSSEAFILKASGIESRYVMEASGILDPARMRPRIEERDNAALSLQAEMGLAAARQALEQAAIRADQLDLIIVACSNLQRPYPAVAVELQAALGAGGYAFDMNVACSSATFAIDMATNAIRAGSLERVLVVNPEICSAHLDFRDRDSHFIFGDACTAVLLEADHLAREREHFTVLGTRLTTRFSNAIRNNFGFLNRLADSSADDKLFVQEGRKVFKEVCPLVAELILEHLESQSLTGESVTRLWLHQANRHMNDLIARRVLGREASEREAPIILDRYANTSSAGSIIALHLHRDDLEEGDVGVVCSFGAGYSAGSVILRKGNAC, encoded by the coding sequence ATGACGCAAGCCGTCATCACGGCGACGGGCCTGTTCACGCCGCCGGAGGCGATCGACAACGCGGCGCTGGTCGCCAGTTTCAATACCTGGGTGGACACCGAGAACGCCCGCCACGCCGAGGCCATCGCCCGCGGTGAGCGCGATCCGCTGGCCCACTCCAGCGAGGCGTTCATCCTCAAGGCGTCGGGCATCGAGAGCCGCTACGTCATGGAGGCGAGCGGTATCCTCGACCCCGCGCGGATGCGTCCGCGGATCGAAGAGCGTGACAACGCGGCGCTCTCGCTGCAGGCCGAGATGGGTCTGGCGGCGGCACGCCAGGCGCTCGAGCAGGCCGCCATTCGCGCCGACCAGCTCGATCTGATCATCGTCGCCTGCTCCAACCTGCAGCGCCCGTATCCGGCGGTGGCGGTCGAGCTGCAGGCGGCACTGGGGGCCGGCGGCTACGCCTTCGACATGAACGTGGCCTGCTCCAGTGCCACCTTCGCCATCGACATGGCGACCAACGCCATTCGTGCCGGCAGTCTCGAGCGGGTGCTGGTGGTCAACCCCGAGATCTGCTCGGCGCATCTCGATTTCCGCGATCGCGATAGCCACTTCATCTTCGGTGACGCCTGCACCGCAGTGCTGCTGGAGGCGGATCATCTGGCCCGCGAGCGCGAGCACTTCACCGTGCTCGGCACGCGGCTGACCACGCGCTTCTCCAACGCCATCCGCAATAACTTCGGCTTCCTCAACCGCCTAGCCGACAGCAGCGCCGATGACAAGCTGTTCGTGCAGGAGGGGCGCAAGGTGTTCAAGGAGGTGTGCCCGCTGGTGGCGGAGCTTATCCTGGAGCATCTGGAGAGTCAGTCGCTGACCGGCGAGTCGGTCACTCGGCTGTGGCTGCACCAGGCCAATCGCCACATGAACGATCTGATCGCGCGGCGCGTGCTGGGGCGCGAGGCGAGCGAGCGCGAGGCCCCGATCATCCTCGACCGCTACGCCAATACCAGCTCGGCCGGGTCGATCATCGCCCTGCATCTGCATCGCGACGACCTCGAGGAGGGCGATGTGGGGGTGGTGTGTTCGTTCGGCGCGGGCTACAGTGCGGGCAGTGTCATACTGCGTAAAGGGAATGCGTGTTGA
- a CDS encoding AMP-binding protein: MGDSANAYVESGVPLTGLEAFHSINDIIADACRRYADKPAFTCMGKTLSYADVDRLADRFAAWLQAHTDLEPGDRIAIQLPNVLQFPVAVFGALRAGLVIVNTNPLYTEREMRHQFRDAGAKAIVVLANMAQKLENVLAQTEIRHVVVTEMGDLHDWPKRPLINFVVRRVKKMVPAYALPQAVDFRRTLAAGERTATVASGKDDEIAVLQYTGGTTGVAKGAMLTHRNLIANMLQTQQLLGDTLENGCETIIAPLPCYHIYTFTVNCLYAMTTGQHNVLIPNPRDIAGFVKTLSQTPFSVFVGLNTLFNALCQRDDFKAIDFSRLKFTISGGMALTQAAAKRWQEVTGNGIVEGYGLTETSPIALVNPPDAAQIGTIGRPVAGTEVRVVDDEGRALPPGESGELCIKGPQVMKGYWNRPEDTAKTLSDDGWLRTGDMAVVQEDGYVKIVDRKKDMILVSGFNVYPNEIEEVVVGHPDVLEAAAVGVPDEDSGEAIKLFVVARNEGLDPQALRQWCKKELTGYKVPKFVELRDELPKSNVGKVLRRELRDGDKAADGAVSGSKSST; the protein is encoded by the coding sequence ATGGGTGACAGCGCGAACGCTTACGTCGAGTCCGGAGTGCCCCTGACGGGTCTCGAGGCTTTTCATTCGATCAACGACATCATCGCCGATGCGTGTCGTCGCTACGCCGACAAACCGGCGTTCACCTGTATGGGCAAGACGCTGAGCTATGCCGATGTCGATCGCCTTGCCGATCGCTTCGCCGCCTGGCTGCAAGCCCATACCGATCTCGAACCCGGCGATCGTATCGCCATCCAGTTGCCCAACGTGCTGCAGTTCCCGGTGGCGGTGTTCGGCGCGCTGCGCGCCGGGCTGGTGATCGTCAACACCAACCCGCTCTACACCGAGCGCGAGATGCGCCACCAGTTCCGTGATGCCGGGGCCAAGGCGATCGTAGTGCTGGCCAACATGGCCCAGAAGCTCGAGAACGTGCTCGCTCAGACCGAGATTCGCCACGTGGTGGTGACCGAGATGGGCGACCTCCACGACTGGCCCAAACGTCCGCTGATCAACTTCGTGGTGCGCCGGGTCAAGAAGATGGTGCCAGCCTATGCGTTGCCTCAGGCGGTCGATTTTCGCCGCACCCTGGCCGCTGGCGAGCGTACGGCCACGGTTGCGTCGGGGAAGGACGACGAGATCGCCGTGCTGCAGTACACCGGCGGCACCACCGGGGTGGCCAAGGGCGCGATGCTGACGCACCGCAATCTGATTGCCAACATGCTGCAGACCCAGCAACTGCTCGGCGATACCCTGGAGAACGGCTGCGAGACGATCATCGCGCCGCTGCCTTGCTACCACATCTACACCTTCACGGTGAACTGCCTGTATGCGATGACCACCGGCCAGCACAATGTGCTGATTCCCAACCCGAGGGACATCGCCGGCTTCGTCAAGACGCTCTCCCAGACACCGTTCAGCGTCTTCGTCGGTCTCAACACGCTGTTCAACGCCCTGTGCCAGCGCGACGACTTCAAGGCGATCGACTTCTCGCGACTCAAGTTCACCATCTCCGGCGGCATGGCGTTGACCCAGGCCGCCGCCAAGCGCTGGCAGGAGGTGACCGGCAACGGCATCGTCGAAGGCTACGGCTTGACCGAGACCTCGCCGATCGCTCTGGTCAATCCGCCCGATGCGGCGCAGATCGGCACTATCGGCCGCCCCGTAGCGGGCACCGAAGTGCGGGTGGTCGATGACGAAGGGCGCGCGCTGCCACCAGGGGAGAGTGGCGAGCTGTGCATCAAGGGGCCGCAGGTGATGAAGGGCTACTGGAATCGCCCGGAGGATACCGCCAAGACGCTCAGTGACGATGGCTGGCTGCGCACCGGTGACATGGCGGTGGTGCAGGAGGATGGCTACGTCAAGATCGTCGACCGCAAGAAGGACATGATTCTGGTCTCGGGGTTCAACGTCTATCCCAATGAGATCGAGGAGGTGGTCGTGGGGCACCCGGACGTGCTCGAAGCCGCTGCGGTGGGCGTGCCCGATGAAGATAGCGGCGAGGCGATCAAGCTGTTCGTGGTGGCGCGAAACGAGGGGCTCGACCCCCAGGCGCTGCGCCAGTGGTGCAAGAAGGAGCTGACCGGCTACAAGGTGCCCAAGTTCGTCGAGCTGCGCGACGAGCTGCCCAAGAGCAATGTCGGCAAGGTGCTGCGGCGCGAGCTGCGTGACGGAGACAAGGCCGCGGATGGCGCCGTCTCGGGTAGCAAGTCCTCGACGTGA